Within Desulfolithobacter dissulfuricans, the genomic segment CGCAAAGAAATCGACGAGACGGCCTTTTTCGGGATCCAGGCTGCGGCCAAGGTCCTGCTGCTCATGCTTGTCCTGGTCAGCGTCGCCACCTTCTGGAAGATGGTTTCCTTCTATGTCGGTGGCCAGGAACTGGGTCGGGCCTCGGCCGATGCCCTGATGTCTGGTCCGCTGTCCACCAACTTCTGGCTCTTTGAGCTCGGCATTGGCCTGGTTGCTCCGGCCCTGCTGCTGGCCCTGACCCGGCTTCGGAGCGTGGCTGCCATGTCCACCGCCGCGCTGATGGCCCTGGTCGGCATGTTCGTCTCCCGTATGGACATGGTCATCGCCGGACAGATCGTGCCCCAGTTTGCCGGTATCGATGCCAACCTGCCGCAGTACATGAATTACTCACCTTCCGGCTACGAGTGGCTGGTGGCCTTCGCCGGCATCGGACTCACCGGCATGGCCTTCCTGATGGGCGAGCGCTACTTCGGCAAGATCTTTGCGGCAGCCAAGCATTAAGCAAACGGGAATCAACGCGAACTCGCAGGGAAGGAGGCAGGACTCCTTCCCTGTAACTCCTGCCAGAAGAGGATTGAGATGGTTGACGAAAAGAAAGCAATTTTCACCATAGGCGTGGCTGCTCAGATGCTCGATGTCCATCCCAGGACACTTCGAATCTACGAGCAGGAAGGACTGGTTAAGCCCATGCGCAAGGGAAAATGGCGCTACTATACCTTAAACGACATCAAGTGGATCGAATGCCTGCGGGAAATGATTCACGAACATGGCATATCCATCGCGGCTATCAAAAAACTGCTCCAGTATACACCCTGCTGGAACATAGCCGAGTGTTCCTTTGAAAAACGCAAGCAGTGCACCGCGTTCATGGCCAACGGCCTGGTGCCGCGCAAGATCGAGCATGCCAAACCGCGCAAGGTGGAGCGGCTCGACCGCAACGTCGCCTGACCGGGCAATCCTCTTTTACTTCCCTTCCTTCCTGCCAGGACAGCTTTCCTGGGCCCCGGCCCCGGAAAGCTGTCTTTTTTTGTTGTCCCGTTTCCAACAGCCGATTGAATGATTCGCCGGACTGCAGTATATAAGATCATCTGGTGCCTGCTGCATTACCAGGGAATCAGCCAGGCCGGCCGTGATTGCCGGGCTGGCTGCATGGTGGTTGTCGTCGTGGCCTGAGTATCCGTTTGTCGCAGGCTGATTTTTTTTAACATCACATGCCGCTCTTTCGGCCTGGAAATAAAAAATATCCCATGAAAGTACCAGTTCGCCCGTTGCTGTTCTGTGTGGCCCTCTCTCTGCTGTCCGCCGGCAGTGGTCTATCCGCCGACCCATCCCCTGCACCCGCTGTGGAACACAATGTCAAGCAGCTCATGGAAACTGACAGTTGCCCGGGCTGTGACCTGCAGGGTGCCAGGCTCAACCGGCTGGACCTGTCCGGAGCCAACCTGGAGGGTGCCAATCTCCAGGGGGCGCAGCTCTATCTCGCCAATCTCTCGGGGGCTAACCTGCGGGGCGCCAATCTCCGTGATGCCGGCCTTGGCGGTGCCGATCTTGCCGGTGCCGACCTGACCGATGCCGATCTGACCGGGGCGGTTCTTGAAGGCGCATATCTCAAGGGCGCCCGGCTGGACGAGGCGGTTGTCGATCGTCCGGCAACCGATATGCCGAAGGTGGCGAAGACAGGTGGGGATGCCGGTGGTACCAGCGTTGTCAGCAGCCAGCCGGCCAGGGAGGCATCCTTCCGGAAACCGGCTCAGCAGGCGCCCGTGCACAGGTCCGCCAGGGTGACCGAGTCTGCCCCGACGTCGGCATCTGCCGAGTCGCCACAGGCGCAGATGACCGGCAGCGGCCCGGATTCAGGGGAAATGGTGTACACTGTGGAAACTCCTGACGAGGCGGCGGTCAAGCGCCAGGAGATGGTGCGCAAACTGCTCGATACCAATCGTTGCCTGGAATGCGACCTGGCCGGGGCTGATCTTGAGGGTAAGGACCTGGAAGGCGCCGATCTGGAGCGGGCCAACCTGGCCGGGGCCAATCTTTCCGGCGCCGATCTGAGCGAGGCCATCCTCCGCGGTGCCGATTTGAGCGGGGCCAATCTCAGAAACGCCGATCTGCGTGAGGCTGATCTGTATATGGCCGATCTTCGCGGGGCTGATCTGACCGGGGCCAGACTCAAAAAGGCACTGGTGGATTCGGCCGAGTTTTCCGGTGCCATCGGCGTGAACCTGGATGGGGCGATCCAGGCGGACTGAGGGTAACTCGTCACAACCACCCCATCTTTACGCGGTCGCGTCTGCCCGCATAGAGGGTGACACCGCTACGCTGTTATAGCGGTCAGCCACGACTGCACAGCGAAGCGACCGGAGGGAGACCGCGAATCTGGGGCGCCTGAGACGAGTTACATTTTTTTCCTTGAAATGTCGGCCTAGTGCGTACCCTGTGACCAGATACGACTGAGGGTGGTGTTTCAGGCCTGTTGTTGAAATATCCTTGACAAAAAGGCGTATATTCGATATACGATAGAATTCCTTGCATAAAAATAGATATTCCGTTTGATATACGAAGGAGCTTTCCATGGCTAATCACAAGTCTGCAGAAAAAAGAAACAGACAGTCCCAGGTCCGCCGGATGCGGAACCGCATGAACAAATCCAAGATGAAGACCGTGGTCCGCAGGGTTGAAGAGGCGCTGATGGCCGGTTCTGAAGAGCAGGCCCGCGAGGCCCTGCAGAAGGCCATTCCCGTGATTCAGAAGACCGCCGTAAAGGGCTCTATCCACAAGAAGACGGCTTCCCGCAAAATTTCCCGTCTGACCCGGCGGGTCAATCGGATGCAGCCGCTTGCCTGAACCAGGCTGCGTTATCGCCTTGATTGATCATTAGGGAAAAAGCCATGGAAGACTCCTCTTCCATGGCTTTTTCTGTTTCCAGGGTTCTCTTGAGCCGCAATGTACCTGAGAATGTCCATGTATTTTCCTGACCAGGAAACCTTTGCAGGGATGATCGGTTCGTCCGGTCTCATTCCCATCTACCGCACCATAATCACCGATCTGGATACGCCTCTGACCATCTTTGCCAAGGTGGCCGGCCAGCGGCGCCATGCCTTTCTCTTCGAGTCCATGGAAGGCGGTGAGAAGTGGGGGCGGTATTCCTTTATCGGTCTGGATCCGTTGGTTGTTTTCGAAAGCACAGGGGATACGGTCACCCTGACCCGTCCGGACCGGGGCCAGGAGTGTGAAGTCCGCACAGGGTGCAATCCCCTGGCCGAACTGCGGAACCTGCTGACATCCTTTCGGCCCAGCAACGCCCCGGGATTGCCGCGTTTTTACGGTGGCGCGGTGGGCTTCCTCGGCTACGACATGGTCCGCTTCATCGAGGAGCTGCCCGATTCCCACCCCCGTCTCGATCTGCCCGATTCCTCGTTCATGGTCCCGCGGCTGGTGCTGATTCACGACAGTGTGGAACAAACTCTGACCGTGGTCTGCAACGTGGAAGCGGACGAAGCGTCCTCCCCGGAAGAACTCCATGCCCGGGGCTGTGCCCGCATCGACGAGATCATCTCGCTCATCCGTCAGCCCCTGCCCGAGTCGATCTGTGACTTCAGCCCGGCCACCACCAGACACGAGTTCACTTCCAATATGGAGCAGGCGGATTTCGAGGCCATGGTGGAGCGGGCCCGGGAGTACATCCTGGCCGGGGATATCATCCAGGTGGTACTGTCCCAGCGTTTCCACACCACCACCAGCCTGGACCCCTTTCTTCTCTATCGCTCCCTGCGGCACATCAACCCGAGCCCCTATCTCTTTTTTGTCCGCCAGGGCGACGTGGTTCTGATCGGCTCCTCTCCGGAGATCCTGGTTCGGCTGGAGGATGGCGACATCGAACTGCGGCCCATCGCCGGGACCAGGAAACGGGGCCGGACCGAGGAGGAAGACCGGGCCCTGGAAAAGGAACTGCTGGCCGATCCGAAGGAACGGGCCGAGCACCTGATGCTTGTGGATCTCGGCCGCAACGACGTGGGCCGGGTGGCCAGGTCCGGCTCGGTGACCGTGCGGGATCTCCTGGTCATCGAGCGGTACAGCCACGTGATGCATATCGTCTCCGGGGTCCACGGCGAGTTGGCCGAGGACAAAGATCAGTTCGATGTCCTGGAAGCCTGCTTCCCGGCCGGCACGGTGAGCGGCGCTCCCAAGATCCGGGCCATGGAAATCATCGACGAGCTGGAGGTGGAACGGCGCGGACCCTATGCCGGTGCGGTCGGCTATTTCGGTTTTTCGGGCAACATGGATTTCTGCATCACCATCCGCACCTTTGTCATGCACGGCCAGGACCTCTGGATCCAGGCCGGGGCCGGTATCGTGGCCGACTCCGATCCTACCAGTGAATACGAAGAGACCATCAACAAGGCCAAGGGCCTTCGCCGGGCCGTGGAACTGGCTGAAAAGGGCTGGTAGGATAGTGGGGGATCGTCCGGGCATCCCGCCGTCTGGCGCCGGTCCGGTCGGTCATGCCGGGTATCCACAGACCAAGCGCCCTGTCTCCACATCCGGTTTCCGGTCCGTGGGCAGGGAAACCATTGCGCACACAGGTAGATCACATGTCCTGTAAGATCGTTATCATCGATAACTACGATTCATTCACCTTCAATATCGTCCAGACCCTGGCTACCAGACCTCCCCACGGGGACGGCTCCTGGCAGCCACCCGAGATCCAGGTTTTTCGCAACGACAAGATCGACCTGGCGGGCATCGAGGCCCTGGGGCCCGACCGGCTGCTGATCTCCCCGGGCCCCTGTACGCCGGCCGAAGCGGGTATCTCCATCGAGGCCATCAAACATTTTGCCGGCCGGATACCGATTCTCGGCGTCTGCCTGGGACACCAGTCCATCGGCGAGGCCTTCGGTGGCCGCGTGATCCGGGCCGGCCGGGTCATGCACGGGAAAACCAGTCCGATCAGCCATGACGGGCGTGGAGTCTTCACCGGGCTGGACAACCCCTTTGACGGCATGCGCTACCACTCCCTGGTGGTGGAGGAGGAATCGCTGCCCGACTGCCTGGAGGCCACCGCTCACACCGACCAGGGCGAGCTCATGGGGATTCGTCACCGGGATTTGCCCATCGAGGGGGTGCAGTTCCATCCCGAGTCGATCATGACCGGGGTCGGTATTATCTTGCTGCACAATTTCCTCCGTCCCGATTACGAGTCTTTGCTGCGGAGCTGATCCGCAGGGAGAGGAGTGGCTCGTACCGCATCTGTCCGGCACCGGATGGAACGAAGATAAGGAACTGACAGAACAGGATACAGAGAAAGATGATCAGAGAAGCCATAGCACAGGTTGTCACCGGAAAGGATCTCGACGAACAGCAGATGGTCGAGGTCATGAACGAGATTATGGGCGGCGAGGCCACCGAGGCCCAGATCGGTGCCTTTATCACCGCTCTGCGGATGAAGGGTGAGACCATCGATGAGATCGTCGGTGCGGTCAGGGTCATGCGGGAAAAGGCCACCTTTGTTGATACCGGGATCGATACCACCACCCAGACCCTGATGGATATTGTCGGTACCGGCGGTGATGGGTCCGGCACCTTCAATGTCTCCACCACCACGGCTTTTGTGGTCGCGGCCGCCGGTATTCCGGTGGCCAAGCACGGCAACCGCGCCATTTCATCCAGCTGCGGCAGCGCGGACGTGCTCGAGGCCCTGGGGGTGGACCTGAGCATGCCGGCCGAGCGGGTGGGACAGTGCGTCCGCGAGGTGGGGATCGGTTTCCTGTTCGCTCCCATGCTGCACGGGGCCATGAAATATGCCATCGGCCCGCGGCGGGAGATCGGTATCCGGACGATTTTCAATATCCTCGGACCGATGACCAACCCGGCCGGGGCCAACGTTCAGCTCACCGGGGTCTTTGACCGCGAACTTACCGAGGTCCTGGCCCGGGTCTTGGCCCGGCTGGGCATGAAACGGACCCTGGTGGTCTGGGGCGAGGGCAACATGGACGAGATGACGGTCACCGGCACCTCTTACGTGGCCGATGCCCGTGACGGCGAGGTGACCACCTATACGGTGGAGCCCGAGGATGTGGGGCTTGACCGCCACTCCGTGGACGATATCCGCGGCGGGGCGACCGTGGAGGAATCCGCCGACCAGGTGCGCCTGGTCCTGGACGGAACCCCCGGGGCCCGGCTGGACATGGTCCTGCTGAACTCCGGGGCCGCGCTCATGGCCGCCGGGCGGGCGGATGACCTGGAGGCCGGGGTCCGGCTGGCAAGAGAGGTCATCTCCTCGGGAGCTGCCCGGGAAAAACTGGACCGACTGGTCGCCTTCTGTCAGGATCAGGTGAAACGATGATTCTTGATACCATTACCGAGAGAAAGCGGGAGGAAGTGGCCAAGCTTCGCCGCACCGGTATCCGGGGGCCGGAGAGCGAGATCGATCCGCCCCGTGGCTTCATGCGGGCCCTGGTGGAATTTGACGGGGTGGCGGTGATTGCCGAGGCCAAGAAGGCCTCGCCCTCCAAGGGGGTGATCCAGCCTGATTTTGATCCGGTACGCATTGCCCGCAACTACCAGGCCGGCGGGGCCCAGGCCATGTCGGTGCTCACCGACCGGGATTTTTTCCAGGGCGATATCAGCTATATCCCCCTGGTCCGGGAAACCGTGGACCTGCCTGTTCTGCGCAAGGAATTCATCATCGATCCCCTGCAGATCGAGGAGGCTGTCGCCTATGGCGCCGATGCGATCCTCCTCATCGCCGCCATTCTCGATGTTACCCAGCTGCGGGATTTCCGGCAGATGGCCGAAGAATACGGTATGGACGTCCTGGTGGAGGTCCATGACGAGAAGGAACTGGAGGCGGCCCTGCAAGCAGGGAGTCGGCTTGTCGGTATCAACAACCGCAATCTCAACGATTTTTCCGTGGACCTGCAGACCACCTTCCGTCTCCAGCGGTTGATCCCCGACCATATTCCCGTGGTCAGCGAGTCGGGGATTTCCACCCTCGAGGACATGATGCTCCTGCGCGAGGCAGGTATAACCGCCGCCCTGATCGGCGAGAGCCTCATGCGCAGTGCGGACCAGACCCTCCTGCGACAGTTTCTGGAGTCATCAGTCTCATGAATGCGCGAATCAGAGTGAAGATGTGCGGTATCACCCGGATTGAAGATGCCACCGCCGCGGTGGAGGCCGGGGTGGATGCCCTGGGCTTTATCTTTTTTGAGAAAAGTCCCCGGTTCATCGATCCGGAGGAGGCCCGGCTCATCATCGAAGCCCTGCCACCCTTTGTCGATGTGGTCGGCGTTTTTGTGGACAAGAAGCGTAACGAAGTCGAGGAGATCATCGATTACTGCCGCCTCAACTACGCCCAGCTCCACGGCACGGAATCACCCAAGTACTGTGAGCGGTTGGCCCGTTTTGCCGCCCCGTGCCAGATCCTCAAGGTGCTTCGGGTGGGGCCCGGCGACGGACTGAGCGTGGCCGACATCACTCCGTACAACCCGCATGTGCGCGGTTTTCTGCTCGATACCTTTCATAAATCCCAGCTGGGCGGAACCGGTAAAAGTTTTGACTGGTCCCGGATCAACCAGCTCAAGCTCCAGCGGCCCTTCATCCTCGCCGGTGGCCTGACGCTTGATAACATCGCCGCCGCCATTTCCGCTGTTCAGCCCTACGGGGTGGATATCAATTCAGGGGTGGAGGAGCGTCCGGGGTGCAAGGACCACGAACTGGTCCGCAAGATGATGCAGGCCATCCGCACACTGGAAGTAAACGCCGGAAAGTGAGCAGGGGGGCTGATGTTCCTGCCTCTTATTTGGCAACCACAAAGGCGTCCGGATAACCGTTTTGCTCCAGCAGCTTTTCTTCCTTCCTGGCCCTGGCCAGCGAGGTACCGCTGTAGAGCAGCACCCTGTACAGCCTGGTCCCCGCGGCTGGAAACTCCTGGATAACCACCCGCCATCCCTCCCCGGCAAAAAGACGGGCAATCTCCCGGGCCCGATTTTTCTGTTCAAACGACCCGATCTGAATATAGAACGTGCCGCTGTCAAACTTGCGGAGATTGGCCTTGGTGGCAGCCGCTGAGCGGGTATGGACCGTGGCCGGCGACATCTCGCCCATAGCGATGACCTCCACCCTGGCTATCCCGTTGCGCAACAGGCCGATCTCCTTTGCCGCCCGGTAGCTCAGGTCGATTATCCGGTTGCGGATGAACGGGCCCCGGTCGTTGATGCGGACCACGGTCTGTTTGCCGTTTTCCAGGTTTTTCACCAGGACGACGGTGTTCATGGGCAGGGTTTTGTGAGCGGCCGTGCGCTCATACATGTTGTACCGTTCGCCGTTGGCCGTGCTGCGGCCGTGGAATTTGCGCCCATACCAGGAGGCAATACCCACTTCCCGGTAGCCTTCGGCCGAGGGGAGAGGATAATACCTTTTGCCGTTGATCACATAGGGGCGCTGGGTAGCCTCTTGCCTGCCACCGGGGGCGGACGATCCGGAGGTCGGTGGAGGCTTCTGGCCGCAGCCGGTCAGCTGGAGGGTCACGAGCAGGATGAGGAGAGAGAGCGCTGTCTTCACCGGGAACCCTCGGCAGCAGGATTGGGGTCAAGGAGGTGGCGGAAACGATTGCGATAGAACAATCCCGCCTTACCCGTGGTATGCGGTGTATAGGGCACCAGCCCGGATCCCTTGCCCCGCACGTTGTCGAACCGGACGTCGTCCTCGTCCCGGATCCAGGAAAGACGAAGATCAAGAATTGGCCGGAATACCCGGATGACGCCATCCCGGTCCCGACCGATCACCATCTCTTCCCAGCGGCGCTGGGTAAAGCCTTTATACCATAGACCGTATCTTGGTATGCCTGTGATCCCATCGCGCATGGTGGGCTCAAGCTCCTCTTCGTCACTTTTCAGGTTGTGTTCAAGTATCTGTTCCACTTCACTGCTGGACTGCACGGTCAGCCGCTCCCATTCATCGTATTCATCCAGGTCACTGCGTAGCAGATGGGTGGTGGAATCGTTGAAGCTCCACTGGCCGTGGCAGACCTGACACGCCACCTGGCTACCGAATTCCCGGTGGGCCGGATGACTCATCTGCGGGACATCCAGTCTCGTGCCGCCATGGAGTGTGGTGAGCACCAGGGTGCCATTCTCAAATGAGAGGTTGGCGAGGCCTGTGGCGTTCTCGTCGGGCCGGTACTCATGACAGCTCCGGCAGGAGAGGGTGGTTGCCGGGTTCAGGTTCATCAACTCCGGACCACTGTGGCAGTCGAGGCAGGTCATGCCGGCCTGCTGGTGGATGTCTGGAGCAAGATCATGCTGTTCCACGCCATAGGGCCTGATAAAGGGTTCGGTGGTGGTGTAGGGCGTTCGGTATTCCCAGTTGAAATCATGCTCGAACTGGCCGTAGTAATCCGCTCCCACGTGGTTGGCGTAGTGGCAGCTCATGCACTGCTGGTCCGTGGGCCGCGGCAGCATGGCGTGGCGGATCATCTCTCCGCCGCTGTAGGCCACGTGACAGGCCCCGCAGCCGGTCCCATGCCGGGTATAGGCATACCCGTCGCCGCGGGAGTAGACGTGGCAGCGCAGACAGCGGCGGCGCAGCATGTCATCGGCCAGTTCCAGAGTGTCCTGCGGTGCCTCTGTAACAGGTATTTCCGTCAGATTATCCAGCGTGGTCTCGGCACCAAAATGGGTGCGGACCTTGTCGACAGCGTTTTTGAGCGTAAAGTGCGGGGAGGTATGGGCCGCCTGGATCTTCTCCATGTGGCAGGGTCCGCAGATTTCATCCATGAACTCCGGATGGGCCGGCCGGGCGACAAGTCCCTCATGGGCTTTTGCCTGCTCTCCTGAGCCATCCCGGCCCCTGTGGCAGGTCACGCATTCCAGTCCTTCATGAGCCCCGAGGGAGGCCTTGGGGTGACATCCCCGGCAGCCGGCGGGCTCTTCCTGGACCACAGGCGGCTTTTTCGGAGCATCAGGCCGCGGCGCCTCTCCCTTTTCTTCCCGACAGCCGCAGACGATGGCGGCCACGGCCATAAGAATGATGAATTTTCCCCTCATAATCTTGACACTCTACCATAAAACTGCTACATCAATAAACCTCAAATTCCGGCCCATCCAGGGCAGAAACCAGTACGCCGATATAGCTCAGTTTGGTAGAGCAACTGATTCGTAATCAGTAGGTCACCGGTTCAAGTCCGGTTATCGGCTCCAGTAAAATCAAGCACTTAGCGTTTAATCGTTAAGTGCTTTTTTGTTTTTATTGCCTCGGTTCTATGTCAGTTCTATGGCTGAGTAAAATCCGTTTTCTTTCGCATAGAGCTATATTCTTCACAAAATCTCTGCTGCTCCTCTGTAGCAATCTGCAGTGTCTGCTTTTTCAAAAATTGTCATGATTGAACGTTATGTTTATGGTTGATTACATTTCTGTAATTTTTGCTTGACATTATTTTACTGACAACATATATTTTGATAAAATGATTGAAAAAATTAATTTCTATCAATAGAAAAGGTAAATCATGACCATAAATCGAGATGAATTGTTGAAGGATGCTTATGCAAATATTGCAGTTTCGTTGCCATTGAGCCAAATTGCAAGGTTGCATAATTGTACGCCTCAGTATGTTAGCCAAGTCTGTAAAGGATATGGACTTTCGGTTGATAGGAAAAAAGGTATATTGACCGCTCCATTGTCCACAATAAAAAAAGTATTCCCGGTGAGGTAATAAAAATGAAAACACAAGAATCAGCAGTCACTTTTCAGGATTCCATAATACAAGACCATGATGAACGGCTTAAAGCAGTTATTATTGATGCATGTGAGGAAAAGGGTATTCCTGATGGTATCAGGAATGAAATTGTTGAAAATGGGCTTCATCGTTTTGTGATTGATAGTGATAATAATGTTAGGTCAATTTCAGTTTGGAATAACCTTGATGAATATGTCAGTAACTATAAAAAAGAATCTTTGGATAAAGGAAAGAAAGGGAAGAAATCTGCTATTGAACTTGCAAATGAACGGGAAGCAAAAAAGCAAGAGTTGTTTGATTTGCTTTGTTATTACGCTAAATGTGGAGACATGAAAAATTACCGTGCATGTAGAGCGGAGTATGCCAAACTGTAAGAATGACAATTGCAATAACAATGGCAAAGAAGAACACCAGAAAGCTGATAGGAAACAATGTTATCCCTTTAGATATTTGTCTTAAAAACAAAAGGTTGCTTGGAGGATGCAATGAAAAGACTAATAAAAAAAGAATAGTACAAAAAAACTATCAAAGCAATCATAAGAGGTAATTAGGATGAATAAGTTACCTTTCTGTAAATGTGGTTGTGGCAAGAGAGTTACTAAAGATGGTAATAAATTTATTCTTGGCCACAACAATAAAAAAGGCAATAAAGATTCATCGTCTAAAAACACCCATAGCAGATTTCAAGCAGGTAATAAGCATGGAAAAGGAAGACCTTGCGGAAGTAAAAATAAAGTGACGATTGCAGCCGAAAATCTTTTTGAAGAAGAGTCTGGAGCTATTGCAAGACAGGCTATTGAAATGGCACTAAATGGTCATCCTCAAATGATCAAGATGATCATGGAGAGAGTTGTACCGATCAAAAAATCCTCTCCTGTCAAACTTGAAGGAATGCCCATTGTTGATACTGTCAAAGCAGCAGGAGAAGCGGCAGAATTTATTCTTCAATCAATAGCCTCTGGGAAAATATCACCTCTTGATGGAGAGATATTATCAAGAGTATTGGACAAGAGGTTACATGCTTTGCAGATAACAGAAATTGAAAGAGAACTGAAGGCACTGAAAGAAAAACTTGCTGTATAAGAAAATGTGAACCCCTTTCCTCAGAATGATGGGGCGTGTCCCTTTCTTGTTGTTGATTTTTTCAATATTTAACAGCAACAAGTTTTACAGATACAATCGTATCACTGCCTATATGAAGTTTCATTTTCACGCTATATATGACGTTTTTAGACAAGCAAGATACATATTTTTCAGTCACACAGTTTATTGATTATGAACGTCAGTTATAAATTACTGTTCAAGAATCGGAAGTACATTCCAGCGAAATATTATTGGAGATTGACAGTGTCAACCGGAGTTAATGCATTACAGAGTGTCCTTGACAGAGTAAAGAAAAAGGCACCACTACAGGAAAGGAAAATATCCGTGGTGTATAGGAATGAAGATGGAACAGTAGATTATCCAGAGAATTGCAATGAAGGGGTAATCATTGTGCCCCGTCCTATGACAGAGGCACAATGGGAATTGCAAAATGCTGTTGATATTCAGAAGGGAAGATCGTCTCTGGCTTGATCTTCAACAAATTCTTCAAGCCAGAAGTAATACTCATCCGAGGGATTGACATCTTCTTGTTTATCCGTCCAGATCAAACAGGCAATCTTGTACAGAATCACATCCAAGAATAGACTCATTGTTCATCTCCAACGTATTTAACCAGTTAATTTTAACACAACTTAATTATTGCAAAGTAGGTGAGAGGAGTCAATAGGAACAAGAAGTGCTGCATAGTGGTACCTCGGCGGAACTTTTTTAATTTAAATCAATCGGGAAATTTAATTCTTGAATGATCAACATGCCCTCTTGTTCAGAAAAGCGAAGCAAGCAGTCTATCAAAAACAAGCAGCCGCTCGGCTGCGCGGTTTTTGTGTGTTATGCTTCTGAATACTCTTATGAACAAAGTGAATAAAAGATAATATGAAATATTGTCTGTGAGTATGCTAAGAAGCATAGCACTACTATAGTGCACAAATTTTGTGACAACTTTTGCATGTTTTGTGCACAAAAACTGTGCAAACTTTGCAGTGGGACGATTAAAAATCAAGTACTTACGCTTATTTCATGATACGCACACTTGATACTTCTTCTTTCGTTTGTTGCTCAGTGATGAAAGTAGCTTGATAAATTTCTTCATTTCAAGCCTCTTTATGCATGAACCAACTGTATTCCTGTGCATACCTAATTCTCTTTCTAAACTTTCTGCTGACCAGCCACATATACTGATACCGCCAAGTTCAGGTGTCTTTTTTGCTCTTGCCATAAATGCCAGCAGTACTTTTAGTTCATTGCCAGACAACTTGCCTTTGTCAAATATTAGGTCCATTGGTAAATTGTGCAAATAGGATATTGTAGCGTCCTGGTTGACACACTGATACAGTTCATAAATCCGATTCTCCTCAAATTTATAAAAGACTTTTAACCACTCCTCGTTCCCGTAAATCCTTCTGAACCATTTCTCGAATTTTTCATAACAGTACTTAAAGTCGGCTCCCATTTCACGCACGGAAATGTTAAGCGGCGGGAAGAATCTTGTCTTCTCTGAATCATCCACGTACTCAACAGTCAATTCCCCAAAGGCTTTGACAACCTTGATTACGTCGCGGGCCTGTGCGCTGAATTTGAATTTGATCTTCTGTGGGTGTTTTGGATCGTTAAGCCTCTTGACGTAGGCTGCCATTTTGCCGCTTACTCTAACTGATGTTTTGTCGTTCATCTCCCTGCCCTCTCTGTTGGCAATGTCTCTGAAAAAAATGAGCGGGCAGAGAGCCAGAGAGTTACTCCTTTTCGTCCCGTCGAACTATCCCGCTCAAGCTGTTTTCACTTATTTTCCAGCCACTGCTGTAAATCGCTCCGCAGATAAACAATCTTCCTCCCGATTGTCTTGTAAGGAGGGCCGCTCCCGTCACTTCTCATTTTTCGCATCATAGATTCTGAGATTCCCAGATACCGCCCGGCGTCAGATCCGTTCAAAGCGATCGGCTGGAGTTTACGGCGTACTTTCCTTATTCTTGGTTTTCGTGTCTTCATGGTTCTCCTCATCAGTTTAGAATTGAAATAAATATTTCATCTGTACGAAATACTAAGATGCAGAACTAAAATTGTCAACGTAAAAAATCATG encodes:
- a CDS encoding pentapeptide repeat-containing protein encodes the protein MKVPVRPLLFCVALSLLSAGSGLSADPSPAPAVEHNVKQLMETDSCPGCDLQGARLNRLDLSGANLEGANLQGAQLYLANLSGANLRGANLRDAGLGGADLAGADLTDADLTGAVLEGAYLKGARLDEAVVDRPATDMPKVAKTGGDAGGTSVVSSQPAREASFRKPAQQAPVHRSARVTESAPTSASAESPQAQMTGSGPDSGEMVYTVETPDEAAVKRQEMVRKLLDTNRCLECDLAGADLEGKDLEGADLERANLAGANLSGADLSEAILRGADLSGANLRNADLREADLYMADLRGADLTGARLKKALVDSAEFSGAIGVNLDGAIQAD
- the rpsT gene encoding 30S ribosomal protein S20; protein product: MANHKSAEKRNRQSQVRRMRNRMNKSKMKTVVRRVEEALMAGSEEQAREALQKAIPVIQKTAVKGSIHKKTASRKISRLTRRVNRMQPLA
- the trpE gene encoding anthranilate synthase component I; protein product: MYFPDQETFAGMIGSSGLIPIYRTIITDLDTPLTIFAKVAGQRRHAFLFESMEGGEKWGRYSFIGLDPLVVFESTGDTVTLTRPDRGQECEVRTGCNPLAELRNLLTSFRPSNAPGLPRFYGGAVGFLGYDMVRFIEELPDSHPRLDLPDSSFMVPRLVLIHDSVEQTLTVVCNVEADEASSPEELHARGCARIDEIISLIRQPLPESICDFSPATTRHEFTSNMEQADFEAMVERAREYILAGDIIQVVLSQRFHTTTSLDPFLLYRSLRHINPSPYLFFVRQGDVVLIGSSPEILVRLEDGDIELRPIAGTRKRGRTEEEDRALEKELLADPKERAEHLMLVDLGRNDVGRVARSGSVTVRDLLVIERYSHVMHIVSGVHGELAEDKDQFDVLEACFPAGTVSGAPKIRAMEIIDELEVERRGPYAGAVGYFGFSGNMDFCITIRTFVMHGQDLWIQAGAGIVADSDPTSEYEETINKAKGLRRAVELAEKGW
- a CDS encoding MerR family transcriptional regulator, whose translation is MVDEKKAIFTIGVAAQMLDVHPRTLRIYEQEGLVKPMRKGKWRYYTLNDIKWIECLREMIHEHGISIAAIKKLLQYTPCWNIAECSFEKRKQCTAFMANGLVPRKIEHAKPRKVERLDRNVA
- a CDS encoding anthranilate synthase component II produces the protein MSCKIVIIDNYDSFTFNIVQTLATRPPHGDGSWQPPEIQVFRNDKIDLAGIEALGPDRLLISPGPCTPAEAGISIEAIKHFAGRIPILGVCLGHQSIGEAFGGRVIRAGRVMHGKTSPISHDGRGVFTGLDNPFDGMRYHSLVVEEESLPDCLEATAHTDQGELMGIRHRDLPIEGVQFHPESIMTGVGIILLHNFLRPDYESLLRS
- the trpD gene encoding anthranilate phosphoribosyltransferase; the protein is MIREAIAQVVTGKDLDEQQMVEVMNEIMGGEATEAQIGAFITALRMKGETIDEIVGAVRVMREKATFVDTGIDTTTQTLMDIVGTGGDGSGTFNVSTTTAFVVAAAGIPVAKHGNRAISSSCGSADVLEALGVDLSMPAERVGQCVREVGIGFLFAPMLHGAMKYAIGPRREIGIRTIFNILGPMTNPAGANVQLTGVFDRELTEVLARVLARLGMKRTLVVWGEGNMDEMTVTGTSYVADARDGEVTTYTVEPEDVGLDRHSVDDIRGGATVEESADQVRLVLDGTPGARLDMVLLNSGAALMAAGRADDLEAGVRLAREVISSGAAREKLDRLVAFCQDQVKR